The following coding sequences are from one Ficedula albicollis isolate OC2 chromosome 14, FicAlb1.5, whole genome shotgun sequence window:
- the KDELR2 gene encoding ER lumen protein-retaining receptor 2: LIISFITLGISGKSQLLFALVFTTRYLDLFTSFISLYNTSMKLIYIACSYATVYLIYMKFKATYDGNHDTFRVEFLIVPVGGLSFLVNHDFSPLEILWTFSIYLESVAILPQLFMISKTGEAETITTHYLFFLGLYRALYLVNWIWRYYFEGFFDLIAVVAGVVQTVLYCDFFYLYVTKVLKGKKLSLPA, translated from the exons ttaattatttcctttatcaCTTTAGGTATTTCTGGGAAAAGCCAGCTTCTGTTTGCACTGGTCTTCACTACCCGTTATCTGGACCTCTTCACTTCATTCATTTCATTGTATAACACATCTATGAAG CTCATCTACATCGCTTGCTCGTACGCCACCGTGTACCTGATCTACATGAAGTTCAAGGCCACCTACGATGGAAACCATGACACCTTCCGAGTGGAGTTCCTGATAGTTCCTGTTGGTGGGCTCTCTTTTCTTGTCAATCATGACTTCTCTCCACTGGAG atacTGTGGACCTTCTCCATCTATCTTGAATCGGTTGCTATTCTCCCTCAACTTTTTATGATCAGCAAAACTGGGGAAGCAGAGACCATCACTACTCACTATCTTTTCTTCTTGGGTCTGTACCGTGCCTTGTACTTAGTCAACTGGATTTGGCGCTACTACTTTGAGGGATTTTTTGACCTCATAGCTGTTGTTGCTGGTGTGGTCCAGACCGTTCTGTACTGTGACTTCTTCTATTTGTATGTTACAAAAG TTCTCAAGGGAAAGAAGCTCAGTTTGCCAGCGTAA